The nucleotide sequence ACTAAAGCCCATGCATCCCACCAAAAATTCGTTGAGAAAACTTATGACCAAGGCTGGTCGTAGAAGAACACTCACTCATGCCAAGGAGttagaggaagaggagagagcGATAGAGTAAATTTCGGGAAAAAGTGAAATGGCTAAAAGCAACCATGTCCTATTTCTTACGAAAGCTCCATGCTTTAGGGAATCTGGGTTTTCGTCTCTTTCCCAAAGACCAATGCCGTCTCTTCCCATCTCTTCTTAGCTCTTAAGAGAATAAAGTTACTCTGAGGCTATGTacagataaaaaggaaaagagagagacCGTTGTCAGATGGAGGTGTGACAGTAGAAGATTGAAACATGAGAAAGGAGAGAAAGAAGGCAAAGCAAAGGGCGTATGTGTACACTGTGTAAGGGGGCTCGGAAATCCATGCATACGATGGTGTATGGTACTGTTATGATGGTGTGGGGGTTGCACACACACATACCTGAGAGAGAGGTGTTCTTCTCTTTTGGGGAGCAGGCGAGGGGGCAACTTTAGCTTTATGAGTTGGCCCTCTCTTGCTTGGTGAAAGAGGATATTCCTCACTTTGCCTCACATGAGCCCAATCATGCATGCTTATAACTAATATATACTCATCTGCCATCCCATAGATACAGATTGGTAAGAAGATGCTAGGCAGATCTTCCTCTATGATTTCGCTGCTTGTACCATCTGCTGAATTGCATGTGGAAATGTTAAATAAGAAAAGGTCAaggtaaaaagaaagaagaaagtgaCTCATGCCTCGAATTCAAAATTATCTATAGGAAGCAGAAGCATGGGGAGAATATATATCAAAGGGGTCTCTGAAAGTTCCTATATGATCTGCCCGTCAAAGATCCATGTAACACGGATTTTAAAATCATGAGCCACATGATTGATTAAGAAAAAGGCTTTCACAAGGTATGATTTCTTTCTAGTTGTGAGCATTTCGGAAGAGATACATCTTGAAGAAATACAACATCACTCAGAACCTTTAGCCATACACCAACccgaatccaatcaaataatattatggCACACCTGCAAAAGAATATGTTTCAAACTCTAGTCTGATAAACCAGTGTCTAAAAGTCTAGTAAAGGGTTTAGCTTTCTGCTGGCAACTATATGCTGAGGGACATATGACACCTTACTTAATAGTTTCTACTGCTTTTCAAGCATCATGAACTCTCCTATTCTAGCTTCGGTAATTGTACACTAAAATCCATCAGCTCACTAGAAAATGCTTTGATTTGGGGGGATGAATCACACTCTTGGAACAAATATGAATAGTAGTAGCACGATGCAAGTCATCTGCCAGCTGGATGATATGTTCCGGTTTTGACATTAAGACAGACAATATATGATCCATATCAATAAAAAACTTGATAAATATCTGAACAAGAACAAGAATGCATCATGATATATGATGCATGTGCATAACCTCATGTATGAAACAACATCATCTTATTAAAAATGACCACAATCTATTCTATCAAAAAAAATTCTGATCCATCAGATTTCAACCAATTGATGTTCAACAACTTAGTTTCCTAAGAGTGATTTGCTTAGTAAAATCATAAATTGCATCCCTGAAAAGGCATAAGATTTGACTCTTATATATTTGTTCTACTTCCTATAACACATCAAGAAACAATGGAAAGgttctattttatattttaatcgaCGCATATTGTCACTCTGCACCATTTAGATGTGAGTCTCCATCTATTCTGTCTGAAGTCTAAATTTATGCTCGTCTTTGACCATTCTACATGTACTGTTGCTTATCTAATGATGTATGAACAGAATAGCACTGCCAGAGGCAAAAGGAAGGCAAGGCAACTAAAAATATTTCAGAAAAATACATCTTAACTACTAAAGCATGCAGAATAAGATGGGCTACGCACCTAGCAAAGCTCTTCTGTCATTGTTGATTTGATAGTGGAAtcttggatagttggggttgcttTGAAGGAGCCTTCACAGTGATGAGGACAGGGTGTGAGGGTTTTTGGAAGATGATGGGATGTCTGAGCTTTTCCTTTTGTTTATCTGCGTGATGCTTGGTTTTATGTGCATCATCCCTCACTAAACCAAGCAGGAACTGTTTATTTTAATGATTCTTCATTCTAAATGCATCATCTTCCACTAACCTACAGGAGGAAGGATTTTGTGAGGGCCAGGCATGGATGTTTCCAATCCATCCATGCTGGTTGTAGGAATGAAAACTTACATGTAACATGGTGCATGCTGATCTGATTAATCTGGTCTATTTTTCTAGCTATTGTCTAAATCCATATTTTCAAGCAAGAAAAGGTGGACTATGCTCCTAAATCAGACGGAGAAATTTACATCGAATCTAGTCAGGGATCAACAAGAGCTCCTTGAAGGCAATAGCACATCAGAGTCAAAAAGATAAAGTAGACAGGGAGCAGCAGATAAGCATACCCTTTATTATTGCACACTGCTGTTGATTGCCAGTTGCCTTTGTAAAGCTACATATGCTTGTAGCCGCTGTTGCTTTGTCTGTTTCCCCCAAAGCGTAAGTCTGCTCCAAAATGACTAGAATTAGCTCTTTCTACAGGGCAAGGGTCCTCTCCATTTAATGGATATTTATATTGGCAATGGGCCGCCGAGAATCAAAGTGATGCACAGCCCACCACAACTTCATGGTAACTATCACTAATGGTTGATTTACACTTGCTAATTCCTGTTAATTACATAAAAACCTACAATATATATGGCAGAATATAAATGGCAATTACATGATCAAGCTTAAGCGATATTTACCTTGACTGATGAATTAACTTGTGGGCGATCATGAATGGAACTCTGGAACAGTGCTTTCCACTGTTCCAACTGCTGTTATATCTTGGACAAAGAAGTCAGAAGTTCTTATCATTTCATCACATTGCTGCAGTTTCGAAGCAACTGTCTGACTTAAAAAAGAAAGATGATAATGGCCAGGCAGAAGTTCTTATCATTGCATCACATTGCTGCAGTTTCGGTATCAGGAAGCAACTGTCACTGGCAATCATGAGCCTCAGGACACAGATAAAATTACATAATGAATTTTGATCTGTCAATATCCAAAAATGAACATGCTCATCATTATTTTTGCGAGAAACCATCTGAGGTAAATAAAGGAAGAGTGAGGCATGGAAAACATGAGAATTGCCCTTTCTTTTAAGAATCCTAGCAGACGGGCAAGTGATAATGGCCAGGCAGTAGTGCTCTGCACCCTTGGATCAAAAAGAagaatatatagctcaattcttaCCATTTATCATTGTCAGTTACATGTTCCTTCCAGCAACACATGAATGATTCATGGAGATGTTTATCAGCAAGCTAGCTGACCATATCTCAGCTTTTTCCGTAAGTACTTTCCATTACAAAAGGATATCACTTCTTCTTTACAGTCGCCCTCTTCCCTCTCCAAAAAAATTGATTAGCAGCTTCGTGTCATCCAGAGTATTATGATTTGATAGAACTTGTAAGAAAGCAACATTGAGTTACATCTTATAACGACTGTTTTACTTAGTGAAGACCATTGACAACACCTGGACGATACTCTCCAATTCCAAGAAGATCCTAAGCAAAATAAGCTCTTGTTAATTAGAATTGGAAATAATGGACTCAGCCACTAATCATCACATTTTTGAAGTATTTATTACTGATAAAACAGTAACCTAGTGTTTTCTTGAAGTCCCACCTTTTTATAACTAATGGAGTGACAATTTTACAAGGAGAAACAAAAAGGGAAAACAGAAATTGTTTGAGCTAAGatgtgaaaacaaggatcaaaactCATTCCAGATGTGAAAGCACTCAATATATGGATTCTAATTCTAAGTAAAGATACTACTGAGTtactatttctttttctttttggttgaCTACAAGTTTATGCAACCAGTTTATTCACATACTTATTCCACACTTTCATCAGTTGAACCTTCATACTAAGTTATCATCACATAACTGTTAAACTAATTGTGGCAATGACAGGATGAGTGATAAACCAGGAATTGCCAAGCATGTATACTGAAAATAGCAAGGTGCTTACTTGGCAAGCTTTATTTTTAGCTCGAGTTTCAGCTGTACTAGGAATGTCATGGTTTGATTTCAAAAACTTCTTCTCACGCCGGTCACATGATCCCCAGCCATCTGCGAACCTGCCACATCTAGAATCAAGAACAGGGGAGAGGACATCAAGACTAAGAACAGGATTGATGAATCAAACAAAGTACAAGCCAGTGAAATAGTTAGTTTCTTGGGACAGGACATACTGCATATATGCACGAACAACAAATTCAGCACGCTGAACATTCCTGTTCTCATCAAACTCAATGGACTTGTCTCTAATTTCAAATGAGAGATTGAAGAAAAATGAAATCTTTCTCCATCCTGAAAAAAAGATGAGATTAAAATTGTTAGAGATATGATAAGAAGCCTAGTTAAAATAACTAAAGGAAATTCCGTCTACCTGACTTCTTAATAAAAGGATTCCCGTGTATCATGGTGTAGTCGGATTTTTCTAAAATCTGGAATAAAAAAATATACAGAAAGTAAGTATTTAGAAGCAATAGTTACAGTGTGAGCAACTGCCATTTCTCATAGTTAAAAAGATTAATCCTGAAATATTAGACTCGTAGCACCGACGGGGTTTTGAAAGCCTAGCTTGGAAAGAAAGATTAGAccttcaaattaaggtaattctAATTTGATTTTGATGTAGCATTTGTAGTTCTATGCCATTGTCATCGAGTCATCGACACTGACACATACACAAGAAAAGTAAATCAATTAATTCCTTAGTGATCAGGAACAACTTAGGTATGTAGTTGAAAACCGAGACGTACTACGATCAGCTAAAGCATACAACTACCGAAGAGATCGTTCAATCAGAAGCAAAGATGATAGCAAGAAAAATCTAGAACAAGACGTGCCATCTCGATGTAAGGAAGAGCAAGAAGAAAGAAACAAGAATTTACCGCCATTGCTGTGTTCTGGTAGTGCTTAAACGAAGACACCGAAGGGAACCGGCCACCCAAGCTGTGGCTCATGTTCTCCTTTTCCTCACTCTTCCATCCCTCAGGAGGTGGGCTCTCCACCACCGGACTCCCCGACTTCGCCACGAACCTTGCCTGATCCGGCGACCGATAAGACGGTGACGAGACTGCCACCACCGGCGGCCGCTGCGGATGCCTGACGACGACCATCCGGCGCTCGTCTACCACCGTCCCAGATTCCACGAACCTCGCCATCTTGCGAGGCCGGAGATGGTCCCAGTGCTCCTCCTGCACCACCTCCCCGTCCGCCGGAACCCTAGCCACCTCGCCTGTCACGCGCAGTTGCCTAGGGTTTCTGAACGACTTCGATCCCATCGGAGACGGGCTAAAGGCGAGGGGGTTGGGGTTCTTGAGGGGGAGGTGGGGATTCCGGGATCGTGAGGCGGCAGCGGTGTCGATCACGGCCCAGAGCTCGGCGTCGTCGAGATCGGGATCGTCCATGGGGAAGTGGAGGCCGGAGGGCGGAGCCCCGGCCGACATATGCGGCTGTGGGGACAGCGGAAGAGTTGAGCGATCGCGGAGGCGGCGGGCGTTTTCGAATTTGAAACAGGAGGGCGAGGCGGTCACATTCGCTCAAACCTTGGCTTTACCCGTCCTAGAATTGGGAAGAGATCTGATCCGACGGTCGAGATTTCTCGATCATCAGATTAAAGAACATCAGAACCGCGCATCAACTCTTATTATTCGCAAATGCCTCTCGGTAATTGTTATTTTCATAATAGGTCGTAAAACAAACCTCTTCGGATATtactatttgtaatttttttactatatgtaatatttatttatatttttaatgatgaaatcaatatgCTTGAGTGAGGTTGGATGATGTCGATGGACAACAGCGATATCGATAACGAACAAAGATACATTAGAATTAGTAATGAATAGTATTCATAACGAGGAGAGTTCGTATCGACATTAAAATAAGAGattatagaagaagaaaaaaataaaaaataaaatcgatAATACTTAAAttgtaaataatttattatttttaaagagaTTATGGTTAGTAAAGATTATTAATAGTAAAAAGGAAGCATGAATAATAAACTTCTCActaatttcatttatatatatttttaataatataatatgagTACTAAGTGCTAACCACTCTGCTATCGTTTCCTAATCTTCATTTAAACGAGTTATGGTGAATATCCCAAATCACCAACTAAACATGATTGACTTTGACCTGTTTAGCACTGACTAGAAGGCACCAACGACACAAGAATCTTTGATCGTCTCGTCCTTTAATGAGACAGGATTTAGTTTTGACCTCTTGGCTTTGACCACAACAAGGCATCGAGATCTCCTCCCCATCTCCCAACCTTATCTCCACAGCGCACCGTCGACATGTTCTTTGTCATGGAGCTCACGGACGACGACGGAGTCGGCAGGAGTACCAAGCCAAGAGAGTCAAAGTGGGGGCTGTCTGCCTCGCCTAACCaagcgcagcagaagcatggagGAAGAGGCCGAGTTCTCTCACATCGAGACAGAGCTCTCATGCATGCAGCTGCGCCCACCAGTACTGTCTAGCTTTCATCTGTGATTTCAACGATGGCCTGTTCATGCATGATATCGACTACTACTGCACCACAGGCAAATGGGCGGATGGCAACGAACTTAATGTAGATGGAGAGTTTGGGGATCAACAGATGCTGCTCTTGAATTATTTCTGCTGCTTGTTTCGATCCTGGCTTCAACATCAGTGGTCTTTCAGGTCATCCTCGTGAGGTGGGCCTGCAAGATGATTCAATCATTCGAGGCCGAGACTGCTGCTGCAAGTGGCAGCCCTCCCTTTGACATCTCTGCTCATTCTTCTTCCTTCCCAAGGAAAAGACAATGCAGAAGAAGACACACAAAAGTAACAAAGTCTAAGCTTTTCTTTTCCCGCAGATTAAACTACATTACTTGCCAATTCCGAATAATTCTACataaatataatttcataatGTGAGAGTCACGGGATGAGATTCGTGATGTGCTAGTGGGAAAGCTTTGCCACTGCTCTTCCACAACCATTCTTTTGTTGCTATCTAACCATGTCATTAATCTATTAGGCTCATGCTTGACTTCTTGAGTTGTCTGGGGTCGTCTTCACACTGGTGCAAACAATTCCCAAGTCAGAAAGCAATGGCTTGGCTAGTATACCACCCCTTGAGCATATCGAATGGGTGCGTCATTGGTTCTTACTAATACGAGGCAGAGGGACGTTGCATATgtgatcttatttaattaaataaaaaatatactataaaTATGGTTAGATTTTAATTAGGCTTATaggttaataattttttttaattataataaaatttcttattggGATGACTTTGATGAAAGAGTCTTCcctaattatttattctagatcCTTTGTTATCTTCCAGAAACGTAGGGACTACAGAAGACATATTATATATCTATTCTTATCTTCACTCAATCCTTATTTTTACTTGTATAGTAGTCTTACGAAGAATAGGAAGAAGAGAGAAGACGAGTCTAGTTCTATATAATTGCTTCTTTCGAATTAAATGTTTGTGCATTTGTAAATTGAGAAGAAAAGTATTATATCGAAAGGTATATATCTTGATCTTGATCTActgttatttgattttgattcaggcattaattttttttatataataataatatgattaaaatttttatgcttacaattggtatcagagcctgtttTGAAATCAAGTACCATAGATCATAAAAGCATTAGATATGTTTTGTGTTATCATCCTTTATTTGCGAAGGGTGATCTAATCTATTTTGTTTATCCCGTTCACATTAGTCGTATGCTTGTGAGCAATGGAGGATGTTGTCAGACCATGGTCAGAGGGCTACCATGGGCAACTTGCGACAACAACACTATGAAAGGTTTGCTGGTCATTGGCCCTACCATAGGTGGAGACACTGTTGCAGTTAGCATCATAGCAAAAGAGTGATAACCCTATTTAGTACGTCACATTAGAGCATAATGGCATTGTTATGTGTACTGATGATGCTACGATCAGTGACTACATGACATGATGACACGATGACACGATAAAAGGGTAGCGACCATAAGATCATGACAGAATAGAGGTGTTGTATAGGGATAGATTACCATGGGAGAGAGTCACGATAATGGTCGAGCCCAACCAAATGGCTACTATTAGCTATTGGTTGAAATGATAGGTTTGAAAGGATTATATAAAGTTTGAAAGGAATATATATAGTTTGAAATGATAAGTTTTTCATATGCTGATTCtgtaaattacctcgataataggaTATTTATTATATGATTTATATTAATTGAAGGGATAATTTTAAGAAtagtataatataaattatattataaaaaataaaaattaattttatcgtATGCTTTGAGGCTACTAATTAAGCTTTATGATTgtgaaattttatctcaagaGACTTGGAGTAAAAGACTAATAATGTTATGACACATAAAAGAAAGTATGacattaataatatataattattatgatttatattAATAATGAGACTTaacatagtattattatatttatttaacttattagattattttataatttcatgatcatgtataaaatacttttcaaaatttttagaatctaattagataaaaatatttttaaatattttttaaaattttatttattatgattttaattttgtttatatCTTATCAAGTAAATGCAtcaagaatgttagattatgttgtCCTATCTATTTGATTAGATATATTACATTCTGATTAAGATTATCAgataatagaaaagaagtttttaattatgataaaaaaaattaatatctatTCCATTGTTTAtattgattttataaaaaatatatataaaaagatgtgtttatttatttttatataatgttTCCTTCAAATGGTATGCATGATGTTAATATGTCGTTATTTGATTTTATtctgatattaaaaaaattacataataGTAATATAATTATCATTTTTGTACTTATATAATTATAGAATGATATATTTGGCAAGAGCTGTCTTCTCTGCTGAACGAAGTCAACCTTCGTGATATTAAAAGGAGCCACCTTTCACACCCTCTTCTCTCT is from Musa acuminata AAA Group cultivar baxijiao chromosome BXJ3-8, Cavendish_Baxijiao_AAA, whole genome shotgun sequence and encodes:
- the LOC135644744 gene encoding uncharacterized protein LOC135644744, with translation MSAGAPPSGLHFPMDDPDLDDAELWAVIDTAAASRSRNPHLPLKNPNPLAFSPSPMGSKSFRNPRQLRVTGEVARVPADGEVVQEEHWDHLRPRKMARFVESGTVVDERRMVVVRHPQRPPVVAVSSPSYRSPDQARFVAKSGSPVVESPPPEGWKSEEKENMSHSLGGRFPSVSSFKHYQNTAMAILEKSDYTMIHGNPFIKKSGWRKISFFFNLSFEIRDKSIEFDENRNVQRAEFVVRAYMQCGRFADGWGSCDRREKKFLKSNHDIPSTAETRAKNKACQDLLGIGEYRPGVVNGLH